In a genomic window of Sulfurisphaera tokodaii str. 7:
- a CDS encoding thermopsin family protease has translation MKSIILLAIILFSLLPVNLTTGIGFIPRYNASSQYAMGVSSIGSSSLSISTNEVLGYVEVFSLSSSSPFSLQFNAVIKATNIYGEILDFWVQNIIEFNKQELNFTDEIWNFTYSYASINPNLISGKGEVYSTDINGHIVNYYSYSTPYQSYSLPLTYILFISISYSSPYIYVSIGYGNLSDPTSNTYDTITINVPNLQNACIYVSPSYTGVGLPYSVELVWGGSGNGQSVAFTNMESDLAIFYQVKPELYSPFPIIYNYGFDTQESASDLSAYLASDGLVEVSVGTPNPTLLTNYSAPLLPSWTEVTVLANSTYNIDGYNFTYNSIKEYGDNFGLPYYISFTSPNPITVTIYPVKTNNGVIEPYEINVVEPYTNEEYNTSTTTFTLSNNYFQLIVHYKFLHKKFYVYINIPMWGIVNGTSMLVKSGYYYYGTIIQLPLVNFTYINSLERYAFFPNYTEIVVIQNISIHVTEVLQYYIGITSQYPLYGYINNVKVQIYSNWFNESCLIKIPSQIYYVNTETREILLNPVTILVNSPENYTAKWQTQYYVNVNSTYPLNGVINNENTTLKSNWFNASEKIIIPAQIYYVSNSQREVLLNPTNIVVSSPINYTAKWQTQYFVTVSFPVNATIEGESVIFSTGWYNASEKIVISQNPQYVGKYERVYIYNKTPIVIIVNSPLVVKIYASVQFYVNFSMSVLGEVNGSLELLKSNWYNMYTIIKLNSTYYKYISSSERILYIPSITSINVTAPYNVSFKSITEYFLYFNSTYQLEGKINGSEVLLRSGWYNYSETIIIPFQYKMINSYSRIALLNPENITVSGSLTYVADWGIQYYLVILSNHPVYALVNGTNTTLITGWYNKFDEIIIENISYYVNNTVRYSIYNATLLSFRVTSPLTVSVNYEPEYLVNINGKSFWAFNGSGITLYVGSPFYYTVKWIGTYNVPNKYTIIVHSPITERAVYTINFINIVSIGFLLLALISILTNIRIFKKE, from the coding sequence ATGAAGTCGATAATTCTATTAGCAATAATATTATTCTCTTTATTACCGGTAAATTTAACAACTGGCATAGGTTTTATTCCCAGATATAATGCTTCATCACAATATGCAATGGGTGTTTCAAGCATCGGTTCCTCCTCACTTTCTATATCAACCAATGAGGTACTTGGATATGTAGAAGTTTTTAGTCTATCGTCCTCTTCTCCATTCTCGCTACAGTTTAACGCCGTTATTAAAGCTACAAATATTTACGGTGAAATACTAGACTTCTGGGTACAAAATATAATAGAGTTTAACAAGCAAGAGCTTAACTTCACCGACGAAATTTGGAACTTTACGTACTCATATGCGAGCATTAATCCTAACTTAATATCTGGGAAAGGTGAGGTTTACTCAACTGATATTAATGGCCACATAGTAAATTATTACTCATACTCAACGCCTTACCAGTCTTACTCATTACCATTGACCTACATACTTTTCATCTCAATTTCTTATTCTTCACCCTATATTTACGTTAGTATTGGATATGGAAATTTGAGTGATCCGACCTCAAATACATATGATACGATAACAATAAATGTGCCAAATCTTCAAAACGCTTGTATTTATGTTTCCCCCTCATATACGGGGGTTGGATTGCCATATAGTGTTGAACTAGTTTGGGGTGGGAGTGGAAATGGCCAATCAGTTGCTTTTACTAATATGGAATCTGACTTAGCAATATTTTACCAAGTGAAACCAGAGTTATACTCTCCGTTTCCTATTATTTACAATTACGGTTTTGATACCCAAGAATCGGCATCAGATTTGTCTGCATATTTAGCTTCTGATGGTTTAGTTGAGGTAAGTGTTGGTACACCTAACCCAACTTTATTGACTAATTATTCAGCACCATTATTACCAAGCTGGACTGAAGTGACAGTTTTAGCTAACTCTACTTATAATATTGACGGATATAATTTTACCTACAATAGTATTAAGGAATACGGTGATAATTTTGGGTTGCCATATTACATCTCATTTACTTCTCCTAATCCAATCACAGTAACTATCTATCCAGTAAAGACGAATAACGGTGTAATAGAACCTTATGAGATAAATGTAGTAGAACCTTACACTAATGAAGAGTATAATACGAGTACTACAACATTCACATTGTCTAATAACTATTTCCAGCTGATAGTGCACTATAAGTTTTTACATAAAAAGTTCTATGTCTACATAAATATACCGATGTGGGGTATAGTTAATGGTACATCGATGCTAGTTAAAAGCGGTTATTATTACTACGGTACAATTATTCAGTTACCATTAGTGAACTTCACATATATAAATTCCCTTGAAAGATACGCATTCTTTCCCAATTACACCGAAATAGTCGTTATCCAAAATATTTCGATACATGTAACTGAGGTACTTCAATATTATATAGGGATTACGTCGCAGTATCCCCTCTATGGTTATATCAATAACGTTAAGGTTCAAATTTACTCTAACTGGTTTAATGAGAGTTGTTTAATAAAAATACCATCTCAGATTTACTACGTAAATACTGAAACTAGGGAAATACTATTAAATCCTGTCACTATACTAGTCAACTCACCAGAGAATTACACTGCAAAATGGCAAACACAATATTACGTTAACGTAAATTCTACCTATCCGTTGAATGGAGTGATAAATAACGAAAATACAACTCTAAAATCGAATTGGTTTAACGCATCAGAAAAGATTATAATCCCAGCCCAAATTTACTATGTTTCTAATTCCCAAAGAGAGGTATTACTTAATCCTACTAATATAGTTGTGAGTTCACCGATAAATTACACTGCAAAATGGCAAACACAGTACTTTGTAACAGTAAGCTTCCCAGTAAATGCTACAATAGAGGGGGAAAGTGTCATATTTTCTACTGGCTGGTATAATGCTTCCGAGAAGATAGTTATATCTCAAAATCCACAATACGTTGGAAAATATGAGAGAGTCTATATATACAATAAGACTCCGATAGTAATAATAGTAAATTCGCCTTTAGTAGTAAAGATATATGCTAGTGTTCAGTTTTATGTAAATTTCTCTATGAGCGTTTTAGGTGAAGTAAACGGTAGTTTAGAACTTTTAAAATCCAACTGGTATAATATGTATACTATAATTAAGTTAAATTCTACTTATTACAAATACATTTCCTCTAGCGAGAGAATCCTCTATATTCCATCAATTACATCAATCAACGTGACAGCACCGTATAATGTGAGTTTTAAGAGTATTACTGAGTATTTCCTTTACTTTAATTCTACGTACCAATTAGAGGGTAAAATTAATGGGAGTGAAGTCTTATTAAGGAGTGGATGGTATAACTATTCTGAGACAATTATCATACCATTCCAGTATAAAATGATAAACAGCTATAGTAGAATTGCGTTACTTAACCCAGAAAATATAACTGTTAGCGGAAGTCTTACCTATGTAGCTGATTGGGGAATACAATATTACTTAGTCATTTTAAGTAATCATCCCGTCTACGCATTAGTTAATGGTACTAATACTACACTGATAACAGGATGGTATAATAAATTTGACGAGATAATAATAGAAAATATAAGTTACTACGTTAATAATACTGTACGTTATTCTATATACAATGCAACACTATTAAGTTTTAGAGTTACTTCTCCCCTCACTGTTTCAGTTAATTATGAACCAGAATACTTAGTAAATATTAACGGAAAAAGTTTCTGGGCATTTAATGGTAGTGGGATAACTCTTTATGTTGGGTCTCCATTCTACTATACTGTTAAATGGATAGGTACTTACAATGTTCCAAACAAATACACTATAATAGTTCATTCACCAATAACTGAGAGAGCGGTATATACTATAAACTTTATTAATATTGTATCTATAGGGTTTCTTCTTCTAGCTCTTATAAGTATTTTAACAAATATAAGAATATTCAAAAAAGAATAG
- a CDS encoding APC family permease, translated as MSERETKGARDLGISSDRQLRRSLGKFELLYLSLGGIIGSGWLFASLATATYAGASAILSWIIAGILVMFIGLVYAEIGAAIPKSGGITRYPHYTHGGLVGYLITWAYFLSAASVPAIEAAAAIEYIGSYYPQLITTGTFDGTTVTILTPLGIGLAGLLLILFFFLNYFGVNILGKVTHGAGWWKLLIPTITFLALLALDLHSANFSLGGGFLPSAEYVKGGSSGIYGFSAVLYAIPSTGVIFSYLGFRQAVEYGGEGKNPKKDIPFAVIGSLLIAIVLYTLLQVAFVGGIDWNKLYLNESGKLVPVTPGNWSALSTAVTASGVPISAGPFLVLSRLASVSGLAAAFFTALAVLLTIDAVVSPSGTGWIYTGTSTRTLYAFASNGYLPEIFLKIGKTKIPTYSLIAALIIGFIFLLPFPSWYALVGFISSATVLTYIMGGIGLTVLRKHAAELNRPFKLPAAPIIGAIATLAAGLIVYWSSFAVLFYVFTGVFLGLPLFFIFYADKMLGINKVVSIIVGVINLAINLGMGLLLFNETSGLSAANNLFFTIYIVVIAAMLIGDMIFLLKTVPSDVKKEINAGWWLIYFILAIYIVSYFGGFGLYTVIPFPYDTIVAAIVVLIGYFWAVRSGFRTQAIEDIIQATKEEAV; from the coding sequence ATGAGCGAAAGAGAAACTAAAGGGGCAAGAGATTTAGGTATTTCTTCAGATAGGCAACTTAGAAGAAGTTTAGGAAAATTTGAATTACTGTATTTATCATTAGGAGGAATTATAGGATCTGGATGGTTATTTGCATCTCTTGCAACTGCAACTTACGCTGGGGCTTCAGCTATACTAAGCTGGATTATCGCTGGTATTCTAGTAATGTTTATAGGTTTAGTTTATGCTGAAATTGGAGCTGCAATACCAAAGAGCGGAGGAATAACAAGATATCCGCACTATACTCATGGAGGATTAGTAGGATATTTAATTACATGGGCATACTTCTTGTCTGCTGCTTCTGTACCGGCTATTGAGGCAGCAGCAGCAATAGAGTATATAGGTTCTTATTATCCCCAGCTAATTACTACTGGAACTTTTGATGGAACAACAGTAACTATTTTAACACCATTAGGCATAGGATTAGCTGGACTATTACTAATTTTGTTCTTCTTCCTAAATTACTTCGGTGTAAACATTTTAGGTAAAGTAACTCATGGTGCTGGCTGGTGGAAATTACTTATACCAACAATAACTTTTCTAGCATTACTAGCGTTAGATTTACATTCTGCTAACTTTTCTCTAGGTGGAGGATTCTTACCCTCAGCTGAGTACGTAAAAGGAGGTTCTTCTGGAATCTATGGATTTAGTGCAGTTCTTTACGCTATTCCTAGTACTGGAGTAATTTTCTCTTATTTAGGGTTTAGGCAAGCTGTAGAGTACGGCGGAGAGGGTAAAAATCCAAAGAAGGATATACCATTCGCAGTAATAGGATCATTACTTATAGCTATCGTATTATATACATTACTTCAAGTTGCATTTGTTGGCGGTATTGATTGGAATAAATTATATCTTAATGAATCTGGAAAACTAGTTCCAGTAACACCTGGGAATTGGTCAGCACTATCAACGGCTGTTACAGCTTCTGGAGTCCCAATATCTGCAGGCCCATTCTTAGTTCTTTCTAGATTAGCATCAGTTTCTGGGTTAGCAGCAGCATTCTTTACTGCACTAGCAGTTTTATTAACTATTGACGCTGTAGTATCACCATCTGGGACTGGATGGATTTATACTGGGACTTCTACTAGAACACTATACGCCTTTGCTAGTAATGGCTATTTACCAGAAATCTTTCTAAAAATTGGAAAAACTAAAATCCCGACTTACTCTTTAATTGCAGCATTAATAATAGGTTTCATATTCTTATTGCCGTTCCCATCATGGTATGCCTTAGTAGGTTTCATATCTTCTGCAACAGTACTAACTTACATTATGGGTGGTATTGGACTCACGGTTTTAAGGAAACATGCTGCAGAACTAAATAGACCATTTAAATTACCAGCTGCACCAATAATTGGAGCTATAGCAACATTAGCTGCCGGTTTAATAGTTTACTGGTCAAGCTTCGCTGTACTATTTTACGTATTTACTGGAGTATTCCTAGGACTTCCATTATTCTTTATATTCTATGCAGATAAAATGTTAGGTATAAATAAGGTAGTCTCAATAATTGTAGGTGTCATTAATTTAGCAATAAACTTAGGAATGGGACTCCTATTATTCAATGAAACAAGCGGACTTTCTGCTGCTAATAATCTCTTCTTTACAATATACATAGTGGTAATTGCTGCTATGTTAATTGGTGATATGATCTTCTTATTAAAAACTGTACCTTCAGATGTAAAGAAAGAGATTAACGCTGGATGGTGGTTAATTTACTTTATCTTAGCGATTTATATAGTATCATATTTTGGAGGTTTTGGATTATACACTGTAATACCATTCCCATATGATACAATAGTTGCTGCTATTGTAGTACTTATTGGGTATTTCTGGGCTGTAAGAAGTGGTTTTAGAACTCAGGCAATTGAAGATATAATTCAAGCAACCAAAGAGGAGGCAGTGTAA